The following are from one region of the candidate division KSB1 bacterium genome:
- a CDS encoding SRPBCC family protein, which produces MEKAWTIFTDESRMGDWLMVFESMETISGNPGEVGSKYRMIFVENGDEMVIMEEVTAFQENKLFGFTLDADPLISDVKVKFTGDESKTEITATIHVEGKNLLWKSTLRLMKSMIANRGQRQYDKLKEIIESASSEPMSVNAN; this is translated from the coding sequence GTGGAAAAGGCCTGGACAATTTTCACCGATGAATCCAGAATGGGGGATTGGCTGATGGTTTTTGAAAGTATGGAAACCATAAGCGGCAATCCGGGTGAAGTCGGCAGCAAATACCGCATGATCTTTGTTGAAAATGGAGATGAAATGGTGATAATGGAAGAGGTGACGGCTTTTCAGGAGAATAAGCTGTTCGGGTTTACTCTGGATGCCGATCCATTGATAAGTGATGTTAAGGTTAAGTTCACCGGTGATGAATCAAAAACTGAAATCACCGCGACCATTCATGTTGAAGGAAAAAATCTTTTGTGGAAATCTACGTTACGGCTTATGAAATCTATGATAGCCAATCGTGGGCAGAGGCAGTATGACAAACTTAAAGAAATAATTGAATCAGCTTCCTCGG